The Cydia pomonella isolate Wapato2018A chromosome 23, ilCydPomo1, whole genome shotgun sequence region tTTGCTTAAcatggatctttttaaatcgagagtgaatacaCATATTTAAGGTAAGCATGTTCTACTCGTATCCTAGACTGTAttggcactttccatcaggtgagattgtggtcaaatgcttaccttttcctaaaaataaaaataaaacagggtACGTTGTATGTAGACCGTTTCATCGTGATTGCCGCTCTCGTTGTCTAATAAGGAGCAGTTGCACCAACCAAACACACAAAAACAGAACTGATCAACATGATAAGTGGTAGTAATCAGTCCTGTTTTTGTGAAGTGAACGCTTTAGATGCAAGCAACCCTAAGTAAATGATATTTGATCAAGCATCAGGAATGTGTCATTCAAGCTATGCACACTATAACAGGAATGTGTAAGccacattatttattaatcagtgGCTTGAAGGCACGTGGAACAGTTCGCGTCGCTTTTCTATTCCTAATACCAcgataataaacattataaacttattacctatccatgataaaaattctaaaagtagTAATACAAATACCCTACGGGCTAATTCAACGTCCACGCCTGCCCTTCTCTCGCTGCCCGGCGCTATCGCCAGGTTGCCACTACGCCAGGAACGCCCAGCTACACACCGATCCAAGTGCCACCACCACAGTAGGACAACGACCCACGTGATTTAAGTCCAATAAACCACTGCTGTATAATTTGTAGCCAAGGCCTTATTGCTCGCCTCTGCCCTAGACACCTAACGCTACAAGTGAAATACACACTTACacttgaatattttattttaacacaatCGTCTcaaaaatgtagaaataaaaaataacatctcACTTTTTTGAAACCACTTTAATACCTTCACAAACTCGTTGAAAAATGAATCGGTATTCGAGGTGTTCACTATACACCAATAATATCATAGATTAAACATCATAGTCCTATCACCCGTGAAACCAACGTAATACATTATCAGATGCCCATACCTATCCGCTTGTTACCCTCTTCGGTCGTGGGCAACAAAATCAGCGCGTGCCCTGTAAAGATTTCACGGCTGCGAGCACTCAGAAGGTCTTTTATGACGATCGCAAACGGGGCATGAAATACACTTATGCGTATAAATGCAGTGAATAGGGTGAAATAAAACGGACGGTAACGTCGGATACTGTTTATTCTTGACCCGTGAAAAAGAAGGGAGAACCAAATGCCATACAATCCGGCCCGTGAAAAGTGAGAGAACCGAAGAAACTTAGGCCATTGAGTCTAAAAATTGGGATATCAAGATATCCCTGGTTTTTTAAAAAAGGGATCGAATTTAAAGACCGCATGAATCCTCAAATGTTGATGGTTAACGTGATCGGACCAAAAATGCAAAAAGTGCAGATTGCATCTATTTCTTCTAGTTAGACGGCCTAGTCTATTCTCTTGATTCGTGGGTTTTTTTGATCGAGAGTTCTATAAATTTTGTTAGAATCTTTATCATCCAATAAGGGTTAGAGTTTATATGTATGAAATACAAAATGGCGGCCGTGAAATcgaaaatatgtaattaaattatgtaaggTATATTATCCAAATATACTatctaaataattatgtatgatGCTTCTTTGACCTTACGCAGCGGCCCTAAGCTTCGTTTAAAAGTTGTTCCACCTAAAAGTTACCCAGCCATTATTTgaaaattcatattttaatttccaCCAGAGCAGTACACACCGTGGTGTTGGTCCCGTGTGTTTTCACTCTCACGTGTTGTAAATGTGTTTGCAGACTGAGTAGCTATTTCTGCAATGTTTATCAAAATGGGAAGCTATTTTTGTTTGCACGGCTAACTGAGTGTGCTTTGTAAGCTTATAAGCGTATGCTTCCCTTATCttatcaatataaatatttgttaaaatgtcaAAGTGAATGTGCTAAGGTGTTCTTGGCGAGACTGTGATAAAATGGTTGTTATGCATGGATATAGCCGATATAGGTTGTTTTGAAAGCCCTTGTATTCGATGTACGTTTGGTCCATACAGGCATTTAACGTAATAACATGAATGTAATCACTTTCCAAGTTTCCACCATCTACATATTACTATAATCGGTTTGAAGCTGACGCAGATCCGCTTCCGCAGTGGTACCTGGGCCGACCAGCCGAGCGGCCACCCGTTGATCTTTATGCTTAACTCCagaattacaaaaataactaaCGATTAAATGACGAGACGTAGATTAGGAAATTAAAAGCATCTTAAGAATCAGTGTCAAATAATGATTAAGAAGAACCTCACATGAACTATTCTCTAATGgcgttattaataattaaacgtTTGGCAAGTCTAGCAAGCCATAATGACAACAGTTTGTCCTTgtccgtcattttgacatttgtctTTAATAGAAAAGGACAAATTTCAACGGAGATTTgtcaagttttatgaataagggggtaaatcttGCATGATGTAAAATACTAGAAATTGCTTAATATATCCGAAATTACAGAGGCGATAGTAATTTCCCAAATATCAACAATTCCTTCTTTTTCTGGTCTTATTTGAGAACAAAACAATATCTAAAGATGTCATATTTCTTTCCAGGGCGTATCGTTCATAGGATGGCACCAGCGGTCGCGGCTGGAGCGAGCGCTACTAGTGCTGACAGCTTTGCTGACGTTGGCAGTTTTGCTGACTACATGTCTGCTGTTAGCCATGCGGGGTCCCACGTACCTTCCCGTGCCGCCATGCTACCAGCCTGAACCTAaaggtaattataattaaatgctGACGTTGGCATTTGGTGACTTTTAGCCATGAGGGGCCATAGGTACATACAGGGACAGCTGTCCGTTCTACTAACCATAATGGTACCAAAAACTTAAGCCGGACCTGAGGCTTGACCACCATCCAGTTAACACAGTAATTATTAATAAGAAAGGTGTGTTTAACGTAGGtatgctaatttttttttatgtttgggAAATTTTGATCGAATATCGAAATGATGTGACTCTAAGCTTCGATCAAATTCTAAAACTAAACTGAATAAAACGGTAAAACTAAGCTTCGATCAAATTCTAAAACTGATAAAAACGGTAAAACTAAGCTTCGGTCTAATTCTAAAACTAAACTGAATAAAAACGGTAAAACTACTCGTAACAAATGATTATGTCGATTATGATTCTAAATTCTTCATGATAAGTCGAAACTTCGAAAGTTCATTAAAATAGTTGACTGTGTTCAACTAAACGGAACTTTTATTATTCCAGACAGCAGCGTCTGCCTCTCCAGCTCCTGCATTTACACAGCCAGCGAGGTCATCAGGGCTCTCGACGAGACCCAGAACCCCTGCGAGGACTTCTACGAGTTCGCTTGTGGGGGCTGGATGAGGAACAATCCCATCCCAGAGGGCAAGTCGCAGTGGGGCATCTTTAGCAAGATCGAGCTTCAGAATCAGCTCATCATACGATCTGCTTTAGGTGAGtgaggtttaattttttttctatcgctCGCTTGCAAAGATCTTGCTGCTATTTCTGCAGAGCAAAGATTTCCCCCATAATTTTCACTGTGTGCGTCTCAGTGGTTTGTGAACTTGATTAGGTATATCTACAGTCCACTTTGAGGAGAGCATCTATCAATTGGTGGGCCTCtaccaatatcatcggcgaaacgaaatcccacagacttcgttggttggttggttggttggtatCTATTAAGAATGAGAGAGGCTCGGGCTTCTAAGAGGGCGTACTTGGGAAGACTGACGGGTAGCCCACCTGGACCTGGTGGGttggcccagataccgctgagGAGACAGTGTGGAAGCGGATCTGCGAGCAACTTAAAGCAGATAATTGGCAGGAAACAACGCAGGATCGGGTAAAATGGCGTGCTCTCGTTTCAGAGGCCATTACCctttttgggtcgctgagccacaTGACTTGGCAGTTAGTCAATCCAATTCAGTCCAGTCAAATTTACTCCACCTTTTGCCTTAATGATCTCTGCGCTATTTCAGCGGTTCAATGAATCAAAAAATCAGGGTTGTAGAAAGTCTTCTCACACTGCATCTTCTGGAACTACTTGAGACCATTATCTCAAGCTTATCTCTCGCTTAACTCGGCTATAACCGCTTTCAGTTTTCTGTGATTACATCTAGTCCACTAAGTTGGGGCTTTTCACACTACATCATCAGATATGTGACCACTACTTGAAAACCTTTTTATCGCAGCATCTCTCTATGGGCATTTGGGCACTCTGCTCATCCCCGAATAATGTCAGTGTTTTCTCATTGGTTTCCTGCGAACCTAGGTTGTGAAAGTTCTTTCCATTCTGCGTCTCCCGGCACTTAAGAACCTTTCTATCCTAATGGCTTTCAGTTCTACGAGGAATCTATCTTTGTTCCATGTCATCAACCCGCGTGTTAATCTAAGTCATATTCCATAAGCAGATCTTGCGCTATTGTGTCTAGTTGCAACAATATAACAATAAGGAAAAGGTCAGAGATGACATTGATGATAGAGACTATTGTCTAACTATTTATGGAGTAAATTCTTGTACGAGGAAAGAATTGAGATTGAATGTTTAGGCACACGTTTGATTTGCAGTTTTGAAATAAATCAGAGCTTAGGTTAGCATAGTTGTACATGTTAGATTTGGCAACAGTCGTTTCATTGTCTTcggaaaaataaaatgaagacGTGTCCCCAGAAACACTTTTCTAAGATTGCTTACTCAATGCTCACTACGGCTACTAGTTCcatttttccttttaatattttCCTCAATTTCTTTAATTAAGTACCCGGAAATAATCTTGATCTCTAATAACATAAACGAAAAATCCGGTTTTATTGACGTTTTAAGTATACACGGAAATTCCTCTATTTAAAAACTTAACAAGTCCACTTTTAAACTAGACACAGGTTTTCCCGATTTCTGGTTGACATAACCTTACATTGAATTAGCATTCTGTTCTGTTCTGATATGTTGCGAATCTTGTTTTTCTACCAAAACAAAGTGCTCTAACCATTTGGTTAACGCGAAATAATGCCTTATAAAACGTCTGTAttgaaatgttaaatatttggACATTTACTTACTAAGTACCTGTACACGGCCATAACTTGTACAGTCAAAATCATAATAACTATGTGTAGGCCTGTAATAAATTCCTTAAAAACGATTGAGAAGGCAGtcgcaaaatttattttttacctatttgttttgaTCAGGGGCAAAGGCCaggaaaaaatatacaaaaacatcTTGTCCtactattacaatattttttatccaCTACTAGGTTAACATGGTTTACGAGTAGGTTCCGTTTGACTTTTCTTATCCAAAGTTATTTTCAATTGACTATAGGGTCGTGTCCTGCAAAAACTTATCTGTACCTTTGTTTATATTCTCTGTTcatgttttcttatttatattataagcgTCTATTACATTTGAGTTATCTTTTTTGCTCCGACTGTACACTTAACGTTTTGTTCCTCTCCACTTTACAGCCACTTATTATATACATCCACCGAATTATCGCCTCATTGTAAATTTTCAGTCCTTCTTACCAGTTTCTCACAACACATGAAATTTGCGTTTCTTAtttactaacagcaacactttTAAATAACTATCGATGGACCTTACCtgtttgcaataaggtttatcTATCAACAGTGTGAACGATGGTTCTCTCAATCTTATTATTTGTATAGTTTAGCCAAATATGGCTGCTTGTTGCTTCTTTGTATGATTTCGTCTATTTTTGTTGCCACTTACGTATGCGGATTTTCTTTTATCAAGACAGAAATTATTAAAtggaaatgaaaaattatgctCCAAATTTGTAATCTGATAATCAAGATTATACGGCATTTTCACCGACAGTTTTCAGTTTTCCCAGCTttctttatactacgtcggtggcacacaagcatacggcccgcctgatgataagcagtctccgtagcctatgtatgcctgcaactccagaggagttacatgcgcgttgccgaccctaatactccgcactctcgttgagctctggcaaccttattcaccggcaggaacacaacacttaagcagggtttagtgttattttgactgcggttttctgtaaggtggaggtgcttcccagttgggctctggtctagatctggaatgacatccgctgtgctgtgccctaccacacaaagcgagatgacactcACAGTGCATGGgcacctctcttttggacgtaatttaagGACATATCCGGGTCCATAATGAGCTATAATTCTAGACTTTACTAGGTAATAGGTAAACATCTTAGATAATGTAGAAATGAATAAACAGATTgacggcctaccgcgaaaatccatatttcgttatctgcctctttatcactcttgcatttttaccaacaaaattttaatttttgattttcgcggtaggtcctcagtCTGTTTATATCCCTATTGAACGTAGAGCAAACGTTTGAGAATAGATTATTGACCCATGATACTCGTATGTTTTGTCGCTTCTGAACTTATTCATGTATCTTCATTAACTTTTTCAGAAAGTGTGAACATTTCTGACAAAAACGGGGGAGAGTACAAAGCTAGAGTGTACTACGATGCGTGCATAGACACGAATGAGACCATAGAGAAACTAGCGGAGAAACCTCTAGTGGACGTGATCAATAAACTGGGAGGCTGGCACTTGCTGGACAATAATAACAATTCTTTGACCAACAGTACCAATAATAATACTATTTTAAGCAACGCTACCAAAGATACTATTAAGGACTTCGACCTGCAAGAGCTTCTGCAAAATATACAGAATAAGTAAGTCTATCATTAAGCCTAAGTTCACTTCATGACATGGTAACAAGTGtctcatttgtcactatgcttCACTGATGCCATCACGGAAAAGAGAAAACTGTTTCTTTTTCATGAGATCTTTGAAGCTGCGTACAGCATCACGTTCATTCTACAGCAGGGGTTCCTAAAGTCTCTTCGAATCCGGACCTAGCGAATTTACCGTGAATgccaataaattattattcccACTAGTTGAAACAAcattactgaaaaaaataatctttgTTGTCTCCAGTGGTAGCAAATGGGTGTCAACTCGTGGAATGTCATCCACCGGGGAGTGCCAATCCGGCTTTAATCTTTTCAATATTGTTAGACCTGTGACCTATGGGAGACAGCGGCGTAGCGTATgtgtttgccgcccggggccgatcagaaatttgccgccccaATTTACGACCAACATCACTTAGACAAGTCATAAGTTCagtcacaaagatttttactgataaaaaagttataggtacagtttttacagtttattctatttaattttcgaaggaaatggtttaaatttattattttactttattaggtacactaaacagatatcgtacaatatcatgaaaaacatacaattgcatatgATGGCTTAAAAATTAGCACGAGATTCAAAACAacacagcatgctttacaagtaagcgcaaatgtataaaaaatcatgaaaaaaatacgcGGCCTCtttaaggtgattttgatccctatttattattttttctgttttacatggttgaatcgtacataaaacaaatgTTGGGTCTTTTATCTTTCCTTAGATACTTAAATCATGTGTATTGGACTggcaaaattgcaactgtacatgttttaccaaacctactcgttgaatggcagtcaaaaataagcCATGTTACTGAAAAGTACCTACCCTAAGTATGaaggtattagctgaagtataAACTTGTcgaagaactaaatgctggtgatgAAATAGCGttataataaagtaggttcatataaataaacaattgtacctattttatttatgtgacactgatttttactcccttttgtgaagtatattttttcacaatccagccgcgtattcgcgtctaacaacaatcccaaagtaaacaagtagtaaataaaggcgcgatctaaattttaaaacaattataatacgttttgatcatataaaacaagctttcaaatcatggctaactttttttatcaaaaactttgtattacatattatcagtcaaaacctttgtgacataacttatgacctgactagaCAAAGTTGggtaaaagtggtaaaatacaaaaatatgttgaaAAACCAAAACTCGACTACTGAAAATCTGGCTCATAAAAGCatgaaaaaagaagaaaaatctcatCTGAAGTAATCACGGAGAAAATATTGCATATTTAcatcttttaaataaagaaatacaatttaacataatttactaatttttagggttccgtagccaaatggcataaaacggaacccttatagtttcgccatgtccgtctgtctgtctgtctgtctgtctgtccgaggctttgctccgcggtcgttagtgctagaaagctgaaatttggcatggatatataaatcaataaagccgacaaagtcgtacaataaaatctaaaaatttgattttttttagggtacctcccctacacgtaaagtgggcgtgaattttttttttcgcttcaaccctagagtgtggggtatcgttggaaaggtctttcaaaactaataggggttttcaagaaacattttttgataaagtgaatatattcggagataatcgctccgaaagaaaaaaaaatgtgccccccccctctaacttttgaaccataggtccaaaaaatatgaaaaaaatcgtggaagtagagcttaagaaagacattaaattaaaactatagcggacatgatcagtttagctgtttttgagttatcgcaaaaagttttcccttcatagtaaaaagacttactttaattagatactgattatgtaaatttgcctatttgtttaactcgggtgaaaggtaccgtttcatcccttggttaacaatttactatactttaagctccagtttagcttattgtgacggaagagtaactacgaaaccctacactgagcgtggcccgacatgctcttggccggtttttttaatacactgtGGGAACGAGTAACCCGACAGACTTTAACCACGTATTTCTGACGTCATATGGAGTTTTGATcaaattcgacaaaaatgtgtgtgtatttgcacacgacacgttatttatttttacatcttggtaaaaaaaaaacattacagcgAATGTAGGTGATAGTTATTTgctttacaagggggcaacgttgttgtttaaccactcgtactaatattgatacccaagcaagcgaaagattcaaaaATTGAAGTTCGAGCAGTGTAATGACTATGGTgaccgttgcgagggtttcaaggttaaacagactttgcctccgagtaaacacaacatttttcaccacaccaatgcgaggaaaatactaactatgaaattaaataccaaaaaaatcaaaccaaatcaaatactaccgcaaaaaccgaaattcgcaaattgcgggtatcattctcttttactctcactactcgtaagacgtaattagagtacagagaaaaatgcccgcaattgacgaacttcgattttcgcggttgtagcccagCGAACAATCGTGTATGCTCGGCGGTGTAAGCACTCCGGCAGCGATTGACCGCCGTGCGCTCCCGCGGTGCATTGGTTCGTTTAGTGGCACGATTTGAAAATATGGAtatcttaattttatgtttttttttataccgtattttgccgccccctctcatgtgccgcccggggctatggcccccctagcccccccctcgctacgcctctGATGGGAGAGACAAATTTTACCCCCCGATTCAACATTTTCGAagctttgaatattatcaaAGTCAAAAGTACTTGTTATATCTATCATCTTATGATTAAGAAGCTTATTGAGATTTTTGATTTTAGGTACAATTTGGGTGGATTATTTAATTGGGCGGTAACAGAAGATGACCGGAATtcatcaaaatatattatagttgtaagtataacattttatcgtTCCGTTCTATCTTCTAACGAGCCAAGATATGGCTCGATAGAAGACAACTCTTATGTCGAATCAATTAGTCTAAATTACCtacagatgatgatgatgatgatcccACCCAGAGAACGGAGAATCTAAAGTTCCTAAATACTAAAGTCTGTGCTGAAAGAGACGATTCGCGGAATGTATGGAGCCCAACACATTCCACGACTATTCTCTTTCCAAACAGACTCTATTCTTATGCAATTCCTCAGAATGTTCTGTCCTTTTTCAGCTGGACCAAGGCGGTCTAAACTTGCCAACGCGCGACTACTACCTAAACAAAAGTGCACACGCGAAAGTTCTCGAAGCCTACCTCAACTACATGACCAGAGTATGCGTCCTCTTAGGCGCGAACGAGACGAAAGCTAAGGAGCAAATGAGTAAGGTGATCGAATTCGAGACGGCTTTGGCTGGGATAACTACTCCTTCTGAGGATAGAAGGGATGAAGAGGGCCTGTATAATCCGTTCACGTTAAAACAGTGGCAGAAGGAAGCGAATTTCCTGAATTGGACGGCATTCTTTAATGATGCTTTTAAATTAGTTGGGAGAAATGTGAGTATCTATATCTACAAACTATGACGTTATACGTATGCAAGCAATGGAATCGTCACTTTCAGACGTTATTAAAGATAAAAAGAGATTACGTAGCCAGAATTTGTTGTGAAATCATACTTGTTACTCAGATATGCAAAAACCTGGAGCACAAAAAAGGGCACCCCACAGCGTCTCCCGAGCATCGGCGCCGGCGTTTTGTCAACTGTATGGCTGCTGGTTGACGCGACGTTGGCGCAACTACGCAGCGACGcgattttccatagcgctgactagacgccgacgctcaaaagacgctagtgtggggtggatGTAGGATATGTgtccgcgagccaggaacaatttccatgaccaatcgcctcccggctgaaaactcgtgtagtggttaacggctaggtatgatgaaccctcgtggacgtcagctaccgctccgttggtgggttgaggaatggcagccaccgaaacacgtaaaacgaaaaaaaatagtcatcgcctcccgtttgatactttgccaaatgatagttcagatacCTACTGTTGTTAactaaaaaaatcgtcagccggttatatcgcggtggtaagaacatcatctggtcgcatgaacatgtaaaaaataagcgctataccttttatgatagcaataacaaatcatgaaactttgcatgtagtaattcatcaggcgtaaacgcctgaaaagccatcaacggattacgcaatttacacattacgcatactttgccgcacataaagtggtgaggcgcatattttttacagctgacgtccattccaccgcgatagaaccggctgacggtttttttttagcttaaaacAGAatttaaactatcatctgacaaagtatcagccgggaggcgatgactgacgaagtatgctcctggcccgcggggCCGCGGTCTATAATAGGGTAAAATTAAGGGTTTGTTTGGGAgtgctaataaaataataaatattatgcttACAACCCATGTTTTAGCTTATTGTCATTTTAGATATCCGAAAATGAAAGAATCATCGTGTACGCGCCTGAATATTTCCGGAACCTCACCAAAGTAATAAAGAATTACACTAGatcaaaagaaaagaaaacgtAAGTCACTATGGCCTGGTTATACATGTCTAGTACGTTCATAATCATTATTGCGCATATCTATTACAATATTCaagcaataataaattaatggcCACAGGAAGAGATAAATATGTGGTtgataagttttaatttaaattcgatTTCCCACTGAATATAATTTTCAgaacagtatttttttactatagatgaatttattttaaattatgtattCCCTATACtaaggcctgtttcacaatgtccaagtaaagtagtgaataagctacttgctacttatctgacgaatagtcATCGTTGGTGTtacacaatcttcaaataaatttaactggtagataaagtgccaagttttgtaggaaattttagTATTCATTTCGATTATTCCCACAGGATCCTGAAGAACTACCTCATCTGGCAAGTGTCTCGCTCGCTCTCGACGTACCTGTCTAAATCTTTCAGAGATGCGACCAAAATTCTACGCAAGGCATTGTACGGCTCTGAAGGCACGGAGGAGTCTTGGAGATATTGTGTTACGGACACTAATAATGCTCTTGGTGagtttgtgttttgttttaacAAGACGAACCCTTCGGCGAAGCGCATATACCATAATACaacttaaaattcaaaaataaggATGTCTAGTACCATTAGGGTATCACCCGTCTATAGCCTATATTGGTGGGGCGTCAAACATACCCGTTGAGCAAGCCGAAGCTACTTATTGTAGAACAAGGTGctcatttttcttaaatttgGTAAACCGACGTTAATCGAGTTCTATAGACGCCTTGCCATCAGCCATAAAAGTCACATCGCTCTTACTGGCTATTCTAAATTACATTTACCTTTCAACCAATTGTATCTTCGCTCGACTAAGTCaatccaattttttttctcGAGCATTCCTGCAGTTtcgtcgcttttcggtgaaggaaaccaaACTAATACCAAAaatgcctagtttaccctctgggttggaaggtcagatggcattcGCTTTCGAAAAAACTATTAGTGCCTAccccaattcttgggattagttgccaagcgggccccaggctcccataagccgtggcaaaataccgggacatcGCGAGGAAGCTGAGTCAGCAATCAGCATTAACCAAACTTCAATTCCCCCTATTCCAGGATTCGCAGTCGGCGCCATGTTCGTCAGGGAAGTGTTCCACGGCGAAGCCAAGACGCAGGGGGAGCTGATGATCGACAACATAAGGAGCGCGTTCAAGGACAACCTCAAGAACTTGGACTGGATGGACACGGAGACGATGAAAGCTGCTGAGAGGAAAGCCGATGCTATTACGGATATGATAGGTATTAATATTGAACTAGGTTATAATATAGTTTTCTATGGCCAAGACGCAGGGGGAGCTGGTGATCGACAACAGAAGGAACGCGTTCAAGA contains the following coding sequences:
- the LOC133530663 gene encoding endothelin-converting enzyme homolog isoform X2, giving the protein MPSLHLKPGLTMARYKKTGFMDDDAGSVSSIQLNEGVRSGGTHIRYHMGVSFIGWHQRSRLERALLVLTALLTLAVLLTTCLLLAMRGPTYLPVPPCYQPEPKDSSVCLSSSCIYTASEVIRALDETQNPCEDFYEFACGGWMRNNPIPEGKSQWGIFSKIELQNQLIIRSALESVNISDKNGGEYKARVYYDACIDTNETIEKLAEKPLVDVINKLGGWHLLDNNNNSLTNSTNNNTILSNATKDTIKDFDLQELLQNIQNKYNLGGLFNWAVTEDDRNSSKYIIVLDQGGLNLPTRDYYLNKSAHAKVLEAYLNYMTRVCVLLGANETKAKEQMSKVIEFETALAGITTPSEDRRDEEGLYNPFTLKQWQKEANFLNWTAFFNDAFKLVGRNISENERIIVYAPEYFRNLTKVIKNYTRSKEKKTILKNYLIWQVSRSLSTYLSKSFRDATKILRKALYGSEGTEESWRYCVTDTNNALGFAVGAMFVREVFHGEAKTQGELMIDNIRSAFKDNLKNLDWMDTETMKAAERKADAITDMIGFPDYILQKEELDKQYEELTIHPNEYFQNNIAFNLFSLKNDLKKLDQPVNRTKWGMTPSTVNAYYTPTKNQIVFPAGILQLPFYDGDNPKSVNYGAMGVVMGHELTHAFDDQGREYDRFGNLNQWWNNATINRFKKRAKCIQEQYSSYSMEGQHLNGKQTLGENIADNGGLKASFHAYLDYSRREAKVNLTLPGLKYNHRQLFFISFAQVWCSSMTKESTKMQIEKDDHTVAKYRVIGPISNLKEFSKEFNCPIGSKMNPKHKCEVW
- the LOC133530663 gene encoding endothelin-converting enzyme homolog isoform X1 — protein: MTDVQESSSDTTDSPDSPSTTNNKFNWIKQQARARNNPFVKPRPSLTRESSTSELFSRTNSSADFFQNSRLNLFDTAPKPETNERFGKGVSFIGWHQRSRLERALLVLTALLTLAVLLTTCLLLAMRGPTYLPVPPCYQPEPKDSSVCLSSSCIYTASEVIRALDETQNPCEDFYEFACGGWMRNNPIPEGKSQWGIFSKIELQNQLIIRSALESVNISDKNGGEYKARVYYDACIDTNETIEKLAEKPLVDVINKLGGWHLLDNNNNSLTNSTNNNTILSNATKDTIKDFDLQELLQNIQNKYNLGGLFNWAVTEDDRNSSKYIIVLDQGGLNLPTRDYYLNKSAHAKVLEAYLNYMTRVCVLLGANETKAKEQMSKVIEFETALAGITTPSEDRRDEEGLYNPFTLKQWQKEANFLNWTAFFNDAFKLVGRNISENERIIVYAPEYFRNLTKVIKNYTRSKEKKTILKNYLIWQVSRSLSTYLSKSFRDATKILRKALYGSEGTEESWRYCVTDTNNALGFAVGAMFVREVFHGEAKTQGELMIDNIRSAFKDNLKNLDWMDTETMKAAERKADAITDMIGFPDYILQKEELDKQYEELTIHPNEYFQNNIAFNLFSLKNDLKKLDQPVNRTKWGMTPSTVNAYYTPTKNQIVFPAGILQLPFYDGDNPKSVNYGAMGVVMGHELTHAFDDQGREYDRFGNLNQWWNNATINRFKKRAKCIQEQYSSYSMEGQHLNGKQTLGENIADNGGLKASFHAYLDYSRREAKVNLTLPGLKYNHRQLFFISFAQVWCSSMTKESTKMQIEKDDHTVAKYRVIGPISNLKEFSKEFNCPIGSKMNPKHKCEVW
- the LOC133530663 gene encoding endothelin-converting enzyme homolog isoform X3, with the translated sequence MKSGVSFIGWHQRSRLERALLVLTALLTLAVLLTTCLLLAMRGPTYLPVPPCYQPEPKDSSVCLSSSCIYTASEVIRALDETQNPCEDFYEFACGGWMRNNPIPEGKSQWGIFSKIELQNQLIIRSALESVNISDKNGGEYKARVYYDACIDTNETIEKLAEKPLVDVINKLGGWHLLDNNNNSLTNSTNNNTILSNATKDTIKDFDLQELLQNIQNKYNLGGLFNWAVTEDDRNSSKYIIVLDQGGLNLPTRDYYLNKSAHAKVLEAYLNYMTRVCVLLGANETKAKEQMSKVIEFETALAGITTPSEDRRDEEGLYNPFTLKQWQKEANFLNWTAFFNDAFKLVGRNISENERIIVYAPEYFRNLTKVIKNYTRSKEKKTILKNYLIWQVSRSLSTYLSKSFRDATKILRKALYGSEGTEESWRYCVTDTNNALGFAVGAMFVREVFHGEAKTQGELMIDNIRSAFKDNLKNLDWMDTETMKAAERKADAITDMIGFPDYILQKEELDKQYEELTIHPNEYFQNNIAFNLFSLKNDLKKLDQPVNRTKWGMTPSTVNAYYTPTKNQIVFPAGILQLPFYDGDNPKSVNYGAMGVVMGHELTHAFDDQGREYDRFGNLNQWWNNATINRFKKRAKCIQEQYSSYSMEGQHLNGKQTLGENIADNGGLKASFHAYLDYSRREAKVNLTLPGLKYNHRQLFFISFAQVWCSSMTKESTKMQIEKDDHTVAKYRVIGPISNLKEFSKEFNCPIGSKMNPKHKCEVW